The following coding sequences are from one Lysinibacillus sp. FSL W8-0992 window:
- a CDS encoding TRAP transporter permease yields MTKLKERNNEVKEQFEQISAEEQQAILEKYDIESNVRTISGIMKHIIFFGLLAFSLFQLYTAIFGQFTAPIQRTIHLGFGLALIFLLFPARRKAPKHKIAWFDYILSLLSVVVGSYWALNYTELVNRNGTITQLDFLVGLIAVVLVLEAARRAVGLPIMIIATCFLIYAYFGPYFPAFMAHRGQDFESIVNLMYFTTDGILGTPISVSATFIFVFLLFGAFLVKTGVGQYFNDLAVAFAGKLIGGPAKVAVFSSALQGMISGSSVANVVTSGSYTIPMMKKLGYRKEFAGAVEAAASTGGQLMPPIMGAAAFLMVEFIGRGITYWDIAKAAAIPALLYFTGIWIMTHFEAKRVGLRGLRDDQMPNRKEVFKKIYLLLPIIAIIVLMLTGTPVMHAALYGIVISIAVTMFNKDTRLKPKDIVDALVEGARTALGVVAATACAGIIVGVVVKTGLGLSLANSLVALAGGSIILTLVFVMIASLILGMGAPTTANYVITSTIAAPAIVALLSPNTPQELVPVVILLSAHFFVFYFGIIADITPPVALAAFAASGISGGDPIKTGVNSAKLAIAAFIIPYMIVFSPALLMIDTTIPQILWVVFTAVTGMVAIGAGVIGFWYRKVLWIERLFAIVAGLLLIYPEKFSDWAGLGIFIVLVVIQILTQHKYGGNGTDNDNSHTKSVTV; encoded by the coding sequence GAAGTAAAAGAACAATTTGAACAAATATCGGCAGAAGAGCAACAAGCAATACTTGAAAAGTACGATATTGAATCAAATGTGCGTACGATTTCAGGAATCATGAAGCATATAATCTTCTTTGGATTATTAGCATTTTCATTGTTTCAATTATATACTGCGATTTTCGGGCAATTTACAGCACCGATTCAACGGACTATCCACTTAGGGTTTGGGTTAGCACTTATTTTCTTATTATTCCCAGCTCGAAGAAAAGCGCCAAAGCATAAAATTGCATGGTTTGATTATATTTTATCGTTATTATCTGTAGTTGTAGGTTCGTATTGGGCATTAAATTATACGGAGCTTGTTAATCGTAATGGTACTATCACACAGTTGGACTTTTTAGTAGGTTTAATTGCTGTCGTTCTCGTGCTTGAGGCTGCTCGCCGAGCGGTAGGCTTACCGATTATGATTATCGCGACTTGTTTCTTGATTTATGCTTATTTTGGTCCTTATTTCCCTGCCTTTATGGCGCACAGAGGACAAGATTTTGAAAGTATCGTTAACCTTATGTATTTTACGACAGATGGTATTTTAGGAACACCGATTAGTGTATCTGCTACATTTATTTTTGTGTTCTTATTATTTGGTGCGTTCCTTGTAAAAACAGGGGTTGGTCAGTATTTTAATGATTTAGCTGTAGCTTTCGCTGGAAAATTAATTGGTGGTCCAGCTAAGGTAGCTGTCTTCTCAAGTGCTCTACAAGGGATGATTTCAGGAAGTTCTGTGGCCAACGTTGTAACATCAGGTTCGTATACAATCCCGATGATGAAAAAACTTGGATATCGTAAAGAATTTGCTGGTGCAGTTGAAGCAGCAGCTTCTACTGGTGGTCAGTTAATGCCTCCGATTATGGGTGCCGCGGCGTTTCTAATGGTAGAATTTATAGGACGCGGAATTACATATTGGGATATTGCAAAAGCAGCCGCAATTCCTGCGTTGCTTTATTTTACAGGTATTTGGATTATGACGCATTTTGAAGCAAAACGGGTCGGCTTAAGAGGCTTACGTGATGATCAAATGCCTAATCGTAAAGAAGTATTCAAGAAGATATATTTATTACTACCTATTATTGCTATTATTGTTTTGATGTTAACCGGAACACCTGTTATGCATGCTGCACTTTACGGAATTGTTATTTCAATTGCTGTAACAATGTTCAACAAAGATACTCGTTTAAAGCCAAAAGATATTGTCGATGCGTTAGTGGAGGGCGCTCGTACGGCATTGGGTGTTGTAGCAGCAACAGCTTGTGCAGGTATTATTGTCGGAGTAGTTGTTAAAACTGGCCTAGGATTAAGTTTAGCCAATAGTTTAGTAGCATTAGCAGGGGGAAGCATTATTTTAACGCTTGTTTTCGTTATGATTGCATCACTAATTTTAGGAATGGGTGCCCCAACAACGGCAAACTACGTTATTACGTCAACGATAGCAGCACCTGCAATTGTGGCATTATTATCGCCAAATACACCACAAGAATTAGTGCCAGTTGTTATTTTATTATCGGCACACTTCTTTGTATTCTACTTTGGTATCATTGCCGATATTACACCACCTGTAGCACTCGCCGCATTTGCTGCTTCTGGTATTTCAGGTGGAGATCCAATTAAGACTGGCGTTAACTCTGCAAAGCTTGCTATTGCAGCATTTATTATTCCATATATGATTGTTTTCTCGCCAGCTTTATTAATGATAGATACGACGATACCGCAAATTTTATGGGTAGTATTTACCGCTGTTACGGGGATGGTCGCAATCGGTGCTGGCGTAATAGGGTTCTGGTACCGTAAAGTTCTATGGATTGAGCGTTTGTTTGCTATCGTAGCTGGACTATTGCTTATCTATCCTGAAAAGTTTTCAGACTGGGCAGGACTTGGAATTTTTATTGTACTTGTAGTAATTCAAATTTTAACACAGCACAAATATGGTGGAAACGGTACTGATAATGACAACAGCCATACTAAAAGTGTGACTGTTTAA